TTTCACAAAAAAACATTGACAAAACTAAAGGGGTGCCGAAGTGGCATTCCTGCTTCGATGATTATTTGCAAAACTGCTCCGGCGATTGGGATGATGAAGTATATCAGGCCACCATCCACAAAGTGGACCGGATGCTGAACGGACAAACTGACCAGCTAATCAGGGAGCTGAAAGATGAGATGCAGATTGCTTCCGATGCCCTGGAATTTGAGCAGGCCGCTCAGCTCCGTGATAGCCTGGAGGCTGTTAAACGCTACAGCCAGAAAATGAAAATGGTGGTCTCTAAGAAAGTGGACCGGGACGTGTTTGCCATCGGCAAGAACGAGGAAATCGGAGAAGCATGCGGGGTGTTGTTTAAGATCAGGGAAGGGAAAATGATCGGGAAATTTCACCGCTTCCTGAAGAATATTGAGGGTCTGGCTATGGGCGAAATGTTGCAATCGTTCGTGGAAGATTATTATACCGGTCAGTACACAGCAGCCATCCCTGACGAGGTTTACCTGAGCCACGAAATGCAGGAAGTGGAACCGCTGGAGCAGTATTTGCATCAGGAAAGAGGAAAGATTGTGCCGGTGCATGTCCCACAGATTGGAGAGAAAAAACAACTGATCAAAATGGCGCTGGCCAACGCCAAACTTCATTTAAACGAACGGGCTCTGGAGAAAGAGAAAGCCGAACGAAACCGGATTCCACATGCGGTTAAAGAGTTGAAAGAACATCTGAAATTGGACCGGCTTCCCCGAAGAATTGAGTGTTTTGATAACTCTAACCTGCAGGGCACTGATCCGGTTGCCTCCATGGTTTGCTTTGTGGATGCAAGGCCCCGCAAAAGCGAGTACAAGCGCTTCAACATAAAAACTGTGGAAGGCCCTGATGATTTTGCTTCGATGAAGGAGGTGCTGACCCGGCGCTATTCCAGGGTTCAAAAAGAAGGCCAGCATATCCCGGATCTTATTATTGTGGATGGTGGAAAGGGTCAGCTGAGTTCTGCCGTGGAGGCTCTTAAAGAAATCGATTTTTACGGTGAGTGTGAGATCATAGGTTTAGCTAAGCGGCTGGAAGAAGTATTTCTGCCGGGAATGTCGGATCCGATTATGATTCCCAAAAAATCTTCGGCCCTTAAATTATTACAGCAGGCCCGGGATGAGGCCCACCGGTTTGCCATCACCTTTCACCGCAAAAAAAGAAGCAAGCGAACCGTTAAAACCGAGCTGTTGGATATTGACGGAGTAGGAGAGAAGACCGCCCAGAAACTGCTCATGGAATTTGGGTCGGTTAAGAAAATCAAGAAAGCAAAAAAAGAAGAATTACAGTTTAATCTCGGTAAGGTGTTGGGTGAAAAAGTGTACAACTATTTTAATAAGTAGCTCGTCCTATCCTTGTAATGTGAGCTTTGAGTAACATTAACATGTTATATGAATCCCGTGCGTAGCATATTAACATAGCCACAGCACCGGAGGAAAGGACTCTGGTACGAAACGCTCTTTTAAAGCAGATGGTTATTGGAACAAACGGTCAGAGTTTCAGTGTACCCGCTCAGAGCATAACCCAAAAAACAGGGTGTATTATTATGAAATTGATTAACAGACATGTTGAGAAACCCAACTACAAAAATTTAAAAGACAGAGAGCTGGTAAAAAAATTCAGAAGAGATGCAGATGAGTCGGCTTTTAATGAATTGATGAACCGGCATCAGCAGAAGATTTATTCCTATATCTACAGCATGGTGATGAACCCCGAAATCGCCAACGATCTGTTTCAAACTACCTTCACCAAAGTCATCACCAAGATGGATGATACCTACAACGAGCAGGGTAAATGGATTGCCTGGGTGATGCGTATTGCACATAATGCAACGATTGATTATCTAAGAAAACAAAAACGATACATCGACGTTAGTGGATGGAGCGACGAGGACTCTAACACCGATTACTTTGATCGGATGGAAGATGAAAGCGTTGTGGACGCAGATGAGCAATTGGTTGAAACTGAGACCCGGGCCAGCCTGATGAAACACATCGCTAAACTTCCCGAAGAGCAACGTTCGGTTGTTTTGCTAAGGCACTATTACGAAATGCCTTTTAAAGAAATTGCAGAACTGACCGATGTATCTATTAATACGGCATTAGGTCGTATGCGATACGCGCTCATTAACCTTCGAAAATATTTTGAAGAAGAACGAGAAGAAGAGCAAAAGCATGCACACGGATGAAAATAAAGCTATTCGTTATCTGATGAAGGAAATGGATCCTTCGGAGGAAATGGAGTTTGAAAAGCTAATGCGGGAGGATGAAGACCTGCTGATCGAAGTTGAAAGTCTGAGAGCTACCAAAAGAAGGCTCTCGGGCCTTCCTCTCAAAACCCCTCCCCAAAAACTAACTCAAAAAATAACGGATGACGCAAAACAGCTACAATCAGATTCACTAAAAAAATCTAAAAACATCACCTTCTTCCTTAAAAGGGGGATAGCAGCTGCAATATTGTTAGCCGCATTCACCGGAGGTGGATACTATTTCTATACCGGAGAAGCAGTTACCTTTCCTGCAACAGCTTCTGACAGCCAGACCATAGAACCTTGGGTTGACAGGAATGAAATTCTTCGGTTTTCGGGAGACCAGCCGGTGAGTCAGTCCGCATCGCTGAAAAGTGATATGGATAAGAGCTACGACAAGCTAGAGCTGGTAAACGACCTGAACGGCAGCAGCAACGCCGGAAGCGGAATTTTACTGACCGGTTCATCTAATTAAATGCAAGGCAGCCAAAAGGTTGCCTGCTCAATGTGGAAAACTTTCCCTTAATATGTGCATAAGTATTTTTGTATAGCAGTGCACCTCGCTTTATATTAGATTTTGTCAATAAAGTATATCAAGCATAAAGCAGGTTTTTAATGGGAAAAGTCATTTCAATTGCCAATCAGAAAGGTGGAGTCGGAAAAACAACCACGGCAATTAATTTAGCTGCAAGTTTAGCCGCCGTAGAGCATCCTACCTTGGTTATTGATATCGATCCGCAGAGTAACACCACCAGTGGGCTTGGTATTGATACGAAGACGGTGACTAACTCGGTATACGAAATCATGATTGGCAGTACTGATATTGAAGATACAATCCGGCAAACGGAATTGGATTTTCTGGATTTAGTGCCCTCTCATATTAACCTGGTGGGTGC
The nucleotide sequence above comes from Gracilimonas sp.. Encoded proteins:
- a CDS encoding sigma-70 family RNA polymerase sigma factor codes for the protein MKLINRHVEKPNYKNLKDRELVKKFRRDADESAFNELMNRHQQKIYSYIYSMVMNPEIANDLFQTTFTKVITKMDDTYNEQGKWIAWVMRIAHNATIDYLRKQKRYIDVSGWSDEDSNTDYFDRMEDESVVDADEQLVETETRASLMKHIAKLPEEQRSVVLLRHYYEMPFKEIAELTDVSINTALGRMRYALINLRKYFEEEREEEQKHAHG
- the uvrC gene encoding excinuclease ABC subunit UvrC; its protein translation is MSNEGQVQLSEKVANLPTSPGVYIYRDSSGTELYVGKAKKLRNRVRSYFQDSRPQDGRIKTMVSKIDDIEVVVTDSEAEALILENNLIKQYQPRYNIMYRDDKSYPYICITDDSKPRVFPTRTVVKDGSKYYGPYDSVGAMKRMLETIRKAFGLCTCAVSQKNIDKTKGVPKWHSCFDDYLQNCSGDWDDEVYQATIHKVDRMLNGQTDQLIRELKDEMQIASDALEFEQAAQLRDSLEAVKRYSQKMKMVVSKKVDRDVFAIGKNEEIGEACGVLFKIREGKMIGKFHRFLKNIEGLAMGEMLQSFVEDYYTGQYTAAIPDEVYLSHEMQEVEPLEQYLHQERGKIVPVHVPQIGEKKQLIKMALANAKLHLNERALEKEKAERNRIPHAVKELKEHLKLDRLPRRIECFDNSNLQGTDPVASMVCFVDARPRKSEYKRFNIKTVEGPDDFASMKEVLTRRYSRVQKEGQHIPDLIIVDGGKGQLSSAVEALKEIDFYGECEIIGLAKRLEEVFLPGMSDPIMIPKKSSALKLLQQARDEAHRFAITFHRKKRSKRTVKTELLDIDGVGEKTAQKLLMEFGSVKKIKKAKKEELQFNLGKVLGEKVYNYFNK